Proteins encoded within one genomic window of Calonectris borealis chromosome 1, bCalBor7.hap1.2, whole genome shotgun sequence:
- the VTCN1 gene encoding V-set domain-containing T-cell activation inhibitor 1 isoform X1 translates to MASQGQVIFWSMTTVIIILAAVIALIIGFGVSGKRSISVKTLTSPGNIGQRGVLGCTFEPDIRMGSIVIRWAKAGVAGLVHEFKGGKDHLQEQDASFQGRTAVFADQVIGGNASLELRDVQLSDAGTYQCSVTTARGSGAAALRYRTGAFSTPEVHVENSSSGDTLQCEAPRWFPRPAVRWTAYSDAGEYLPHVANTSYELNAENITLKVVSFLHNIIPNATYTCVIENNIAKATGNIKVTASHYSSATDFSITRGTNLQLVNLNAESVSSSLPACQWMLLLPLYLLSI, encoded by the exons caTGACTACGGTCATTATCATCCTGGCTGCGGTGATTGCCCTGATCATCGGGTTTGGTGTCTCAG GAAAACGCTCCATCAGCGTGAAGACACTGACGTCTCCAGGGAACATCGGCCAGCGCGGTGTCCTGGGTTGCACTTTCGAGCCCGACATCAGGATGGGCAGCATAGTGATCCGGTGGGCCAAGGCGGGAGTAGCCGGGCTGGTTCACGAGTTTAAAGGTGGGAAGGACCACCTGCAAGAGCAAGATGCGTCGTTTCAGGGCCGCACGGCAGTGTTCGCGGACCAGGTGATCGGTGGCAATGCTTCCCTGGAGCTGAGGGACGTGCAGCTCTCCGACGCCGGCACCTACCAGTGCTCGGTCACCACGGCCAGAGGGAGCGGAGCGGCAGCGCTGCGGTACAGGACGGGAG CCTTCAGCACCCCTGAGGTCCACGTGGAGAACAGCAGCAGTGGGGACACGTTGCAGTGTGAAGCACCACGCTGGTTCCCTCGACCCGCCGTGCGCTGGACAGCCTACAGCGACGCCGGGGAGTACCTACCTCACGTTGCCAACACCAGCTATGAGCTGAACGCCGAAAACATCACTCTGAAAGTGGTTTCCTTTCTGCACAACATTATTCCTAACGCCACCTACACCTGTGTGATTGAAAACAACATTGCCAAGGCTACGGGCAACATCAAAGTGACAG CCTCTCACTATTCTTCTGCTACAGATTTCAGCATTACGAGAGGGACCAACTTGCAGCTGGTGAACTTGAATGCAGAGTCAGTGTCCTCCTCCCTTCCAGCCTGTCAATGGATGCTTCTGCTTCCCCTGTATCTGCTGTCGATATAA
- the VTCN1 gene encoding V-set domain-containing T-cell activation inhibitor 1 isoform X2, which produces MASQGQVIFWSMTTVIIILAAVIALIIGFGVSGKRSISVKTLTSPGNIGQRGVLGCTFEPDIRMGSIVIRWAKAGVAGLVHEFKGGKDHLQEQDASFQGRTAVFADQVIGGNASLELRDVQLSDAGTYQCSVTTARGSGAAALRYRTGAFSTPEVHVENSSSGDTLQCEAPRWFPRPAVRWTAYSDAGEYLPHVANTSYELNAENITLKVVSFLHNIIPNATYTCVIENNIAKATGNIKVTDFSITRGTNLQLVNLNAESVSSSLPACQWMLLLPLYLLSI; this is translated from the exons caTGACTACGGTCATTATCATCCTGGCTGCGGTGATTGCCCTGATCATCGGGTTTGGTGTCTCAG GAAAACGCTCCATCAGCGTGAAGACACTGACGTCTCCAGGGAACATCGGCCAGCGCGGTGTCCTGGGTTGCACTTTCGAGCCCGACATCAGGATGGGCAGCATAGTGATCCGGTGGGCCAAGGCGGGAGTAGCCGGGCTGGTTCACGAGTTTAAAGGTGGGAAGGACCACCTGCAAGAGCAAGATGCGTCGTTTCAGGGCCGCACGGCAGTGTTCGCGGACCAGGTGATCGGTGGCAATGCTTCCCTGGAGCTGAGGGACGTGCAGCTCTCCGACGCCGGCACCTACCAGTGCTCGGTCACCACGGCCAGAGGGAGCGGAGCGGCAGCGCTGCGGTACAGGACGGGAG CCTTCAGCACCCCTGAGGTCCACGTGGAGAACAGCAGCAGTGGGGACACGTTGCAGTGTGAAGCACCACGCTGGTTCCCTCGACCCGCCGTGCGCTGGACAGCCTACAGCGACGCCGGGGAGTACCTACCTCACGTTGCCAACACCAGCTATGAGCTGAACGCCGAAAACATCACTCTGAAAGTGGTTTCCTTTCTGCACAACATTATTCCTAACGCCACCTACACCTGTGTGATTGAAAACAACATTGCCAAGGCTACGGGCAACATCAAAGTGACAG ATTTCAGCATTACGAGAGGGACCAACTTGCAGCTGGTGAACTTGAATGCAGAGTCAGTGTCCTCCTCCCTTCCAGCCTGTCAATGGATGCTTCTGCTTCCCCTGTATCTGCTGTCGATATAA